The Lutzomyia longipalpis isolate SR_M1_2022 chromosome 2, ASM2433408v1 DNA window tgaaagaGCGTTATTCACGAGACATACAGTAAGTCCCctgcatgtaaccaaaattaggttttaaattattgtaggggatcaaTTACTCTGCGTTCATACcaataagcgtggtcatttcccggaaaagcgctgggaaacctacgaattttccgattttctgtttaacctatgttgatttatttctcaatttatagcaatCGTAGGATATTGtgattggtgtcaaatgaaagctatatcaatgcttaatattatatattaaaaccattttgcaaaatgcactagaaggtgaaaattgggaaagattttccgaacacgcatttttctttcgcctcccattcccacaatattgcatgggaccacctggaacatcccttattttgtagcttttttaatcccctttcatttggtatagcacttagtggggaaatccactgggaaaactcgctacagaatgattttccaaaattaagcacattttcgcgttggaagaaaagagataaaCGATTTCTGCTCTTTGATGTTTCCAGAATGTTCTAAGAATtcccctagaaaaaaattgtccatctctttttctccaatgcgaaaatgtgcttaactttggaaaatcattctgtagcgagttttcccagtggatttccccactaagtgctataccaaatgaaaggggattaaaaaagctacaaaataagggatgttccaggtggtcccatgcaatattgtgggaatgggaggcgaaagaaaaatgcgtgttcggaaaatctttcccaattttcaccttctagtgcattttgcaaaatggttttaatatataatattaagcattgatatagctttcatttgacaccaatcaCAATATCCTACGattgctataaattgagaaataaatcaacataggttaaacagaaaatcggaaaattcgtaggtttcccagcgcttttccgggaaatgaccacgcttattttgaacctttaatgatcccctacaataatttaaaacctaattttggttacatgcgggggacttactgTATGTCTCGTGAATAACGCtctttggtacagagactccttatatcaggcgctttcgaatggccgtattcattttccccccaaagccccccttcaggtagcccccatataaaagtcatgcattttttgcaaatttttgaatttggcgcctgaaatgttgtatgaaaatgatttcttctctttgcaaattttattttcgggACTGATAAGTTTTCCAAATatacttataaaccatcataattttttctctctgaaatttgcgcgaagcgcaacaaatccccgcgaagcggggcgaggtaaattggagcgaagcgacaatttacctcgtaaataaataatctgtaggggagaccggggtaaaaatagtcaatttgcgtaaatccttatctgcaggattccctaagggcaagaaaatttcctcgatagatcattcttataggaaatttcctggcctacaactttgtctcagaccatttttctctatctccccgggaaatatgagttttcgagcttttcctgaacctttctgcttctgatttttttttaacacggcgggtaaatatagtcaccagcggggtaaataaagtcggtcgaattttccgacatttccaatgattttccacctgagagattgatagcagttaatagctaaacttctcaccttttgatccgcaaCAAGGAATTTAACATTTAGACCGACTAATAcggagaattttgcgattttctcaatcacgtcattttgcaacaaatgatatgatttacatgggttgacaCGATTTACCTCAAGGGATatgttttgatttaaataattgttcagaaaaatcattaaaagttagtgaaaaatacaccttggcaacgttttctgcactaaccgcactaacccagctagtgagaaaaaatatcagattggaaaattgctgaaggaaaagttcggaaaacgcgtttttcccaatacgcaaaagtttgggaaatgggtcaaaaatttattttctttttgaactcCCAAATTACAGTCGAAAATTGTAGGTTAAAAGGGCtttccaccctaattttttcagatttttccgatttatgaGCTTGGAGAAATTGACAtttcaaaattccaaaatgactttttttactccggtctcccctacagaaaaaaatgaatttgtaaaagaCTTATCAAAAGATAAAGTTTGTAAGTTTCTCTTACGTTTATACGGGGGAAccttacaaattatttttttttcgctataacttttcttatttatcttcttttctttaacccattttagggaatttttttcttaaataatttttataagatgggaaaagcatgaaaatgagctctgaattttttttaatgagcgTGGAAAATCTCGATTTTTCGCGATTCAGGATCATTCTATAAGTCAGATTTTTGTCAAAGATTGTGCTTTAAACTTCCCTCTACCCATATACATTCGAATTATTTCCTAACTCCCTctaaaaatgtggaaaaacttaatttttctaacattttttattgcttcttttctttattgtgAATTATCCTTTACGGCGTAGAGCAAAAATTTAACCTAATaagtagaatttttaaaggactttcttagaataattttttttaatattttctgaaaACTTAGCaagaaaatgctgaaaaacatttttttcaaaattctttttagggAATTTCTAGAAGAAAGCGAATAAGGCCCTTTTCCACCTTAGAACTCTTCTATCGTagacttttctctatcttgctagaaaatatgatattttgagcctTTTTCTAAACCCCTGAGTGACCGTTTTTGCCCCTCTCTCctctaaaattattgaatttcaccaagaaaagataatttattgaaaaaaaaatgatttaattttagagcAAAATCAATGCGATAGCGATGGAAATACAATCTTGCCAAGCCTCGTTGCAAGCACCAGCAATTCCGAATTACTGGACACAGCTGGGAATACAGATTCTGGGGCTGTCTTGCCAAACTCCTACACGGTATCACTCCAGAATCCACCATACGGAGAAGTTGGACACTCACGCAATTCAAGCAACACTAGTCAAGTAAGTTTTAggcaattttaattcattttattcaacaaaaaggagatttttgtTTGATCTTTCGAATTAATTTCCTTCCCACAAGATGTCCAAGGGATCAGGATACAGCAGCTTCACCCAAAGTCAGCATTCACGGCAGAGTTCTGATTGTGATTCCGGACAAACGAGGTAAGATGAGATTTTGAAAggatatttgaattttctttcgtgcatgtttatttatttatttatcttcaaACTaactttatttacaaaaagaaagaattaatttttcattaaactatttttctccttaattttttttttaaatatcacaACGCCTTTTTGAAGGGATGATTTGTTGAACATTTTATAATCTCTCATAAAAGTCacattgatttatttgaaaaaattcatttaattagaGGAAAACGGGGTAATTGGGGGcagtttttgttttaattgcaATGGGGGATTTCCTTGGGTATTGCATGGTGGAAAATGCATGCACGTTTGTACAGAAGAAGAGGAGGAGAATGGGGGAGGAGAGTAGTGGGAAAAAACAGCATGACTGAATTTTATGTGTTTCAAAGGTTACAGCTGCTATTTGCACGAACTCATTCTTTCTCAAATGGTTTCTATCGAAATGTTATTGTAAATACGGGAGCTGTGAGTGTGATGGAAATTCCACAGAGACCTGATTGCTTTCCGCGGGATTTTCACACTGAAGAAACAATTCGCGTGAATGCCATTGAATTGAGTACACCGGACTTGGAGCAAGTCCTCACGACTGATACAATGTTCAAGATGAAGTCCATGGATGATCTATTGCACACAAAACGACACGATATGGATCTTCCGCGGGATTTAATGCgcaaaaagagagaatttgaGGATAAGCGTTTCGGCATGGCACGCATAAGGTCCAtgacaaatttattaatagaCGAAGAAAAGCCCCCGGTGCCCGTGGAGGATGTCCCGGACACGCCGGGGGGTGATAGGGTGGTGGTAACAAAGCTTCGTAGCTTGGAGAAAACAGTGGCGAAGATGACGTTCCAGGGGAAAGATCCACCAAAAGCATTTTCACGTGTCTTCCGGACAAATATGCGAAGTAAGACACAGAAACAATCTCTCTGGGCACGAGCATCCATCCATGGCATTAATGCGCACGATGACTGTGATTCTGGAAGGTAAAGATCAACTCCCcttcctcccaaaaaaaaaaccaaaaaaagcaaaattcattttgtaaataatcCAGAAGGctcaaaaatgttcaatttttgAGCTACACTACATCGACGCAATATAGGCCAGCTTCTGTGTGTTCAAAGTGTAGAGTCAACGCGGCAATTTGGAGAGGTGCGTGTGTTCAAAGCACCTCACGGGgctacattttatatttttcccgCAGAAAGACGGTGTTTGGGTATTTTTGGTGGAGCTCTCTTTGCGCCAGAAACTCTCTCTATCTCCATATCGCAATTATCACATCTCACGTGCTTCAAATCTCTTCtatgaaattctcttttttcaacaccttttttttgttctttttcttattagtAGATAAATTACTCATTTATCTATAATGTAGATAGAagcttttattttgcttttctaGCCATGAAAACTTTTCTGTTTCAGGGTttcttttgtgtgtgtgcgcgCAATATTTTagcattgaattttaatgcaatGTCGCACTTACAGTGGAGTCTCGCAGTACGACCTAATCTCAtgcaattattatgaaaaattatagaatttttttgatttggAAATGGGGGTGGAGtttgtttatttatcaaaCTTAGATTTTAcgtcaaaacttttttttatgtgtaaagaaatttattaaaagccGACAGTTCGGACAATTTGAGACCTTCATTAGGTCGTTTAATGATTTGgtgaatgagcttttttttatttataggctagaagtttatttattttgtggcTTTCTTGACGTGAGATAGGTCCAAAGTAAACTAATCTAACAAAAAGACAATTGAATCACTatatttaacccttggaggactttgctggccaccgtggtcaattcgacattttttaaattgtcatagaataaaatctctgaaacatatcgtgataatttctacatctgtgtgttGGGAAGTTTCAATACTACATGattgtcgaaagaaaactcgataaaatattttcttttgagagaaaatgaagatcaaacttttgaggttagaaacctctattctccaagtgttaaattaaaaaaatttcaagacaacttttttgaattgaacttttacaaaaaagccaaaaagatatttcatttgttggatttgattttttaataattttgttttgtgtgacgcatatgcttcattAGTAATTGTTTATCCCGAGTTTATTTTATCCCCTTGCTATGGTAGCACAGCAGTAGAActgaatgtgaaaaaatctAATCTGTTACTGGATCAGCAATCATGgtcaaaaattcacaagaaatcATTTATTGGAGTCCTTGGAGCACagatgcatatgctttatgaataaatagaaaatatgggcgtggtttttttttaagtatttggAGAATCTGTTTCGAATTTTCTTTAGCagattttattggaaaatctattttacacaaatattttatttcttcttgaattatgtcaaaaaaatttaaaatgaataaactcctttcttgTCTTAAATGTTTTACTTGCCTTACCTCTATCAGCTTAATcacaagaaaaacattttttgaataaatgcTCCACAGTAAGTTCGTCTTATTTACATGAATTAAAGTCGTACTACGCGACCTCACTGTATTTAATTGGGGAGATAAATAACTCTTCCCAATAGAGAGGTAAGTAAATGACGTGATTGATTGACAAATGAAAATAAGAttctaatttgaattttgattttttcggGGCAAAAGGTCACATTTATGTTCTTCTTCCTCTATTAAATTCGATGGTTTATTGAGATTTTGTTACATAATTTCCAAATAGAAGTAAATCGTCTTTCTTTTCATGCTCTAAATACTTTATGTTTGACACCGACGCTTACGCAAAAGATATTATTGTACTGATAAGCCCagattttttgcaaagaaaaattttctttttttgcattaaaaaattttatctgatGTTTGGAAATCCAATAGGATTAAAATTGCTTGAAAATCGCAGAACTTTGCCGAGTGTGCGTATCTCTGATGGACTttacaattcatttttttttacatttcacgtcagcattttttatgtgttgtaaaagagaaaaataatgattttatttgctGCTTTGTGGGTGTATtggtagaagaaaaaataaaatattgtgcaATTAATATTTCTGCTTTAGCTACTGCTTTCCTACAATATGCGAAGCTTTTTTTAATGCGCGTGCATTcttatcattaattttcttttcttgccaacaaaaaaatatttattgctgTACATTGAAAAGAGAGAAGACggtgtctgtgtgtgtgtgggagagTGTAGACGAGCCGGGATATTAATGTGGGTCATGGTGTCTCTCCTTGCAGAAACATAAATCCTGCTCCATTCACGTCCAGTGAGACAGGATCCCTAGATAGGCTCAAATCGGCGGCggaaaggaggaaaaaatgcTCTTTGGATGACCATGGACCAGCAGTTTCGGGCAGAGTGGAGGGCACACGAGTCAATCCCGTTTTTATGGTGGATGAAATTGTTAAGAATACCAAATTGGATCAGCTGGAGGAATCCGCAGAGagtaagtttaatttttattcaatttttttattcttaataattttttttaaaatttattttgcaaattctcagCTTCTGGCCTGAAACTCTTCATCGCCCGCGATGGGTCCACCACATTAGGCAGTCACAGCCACGAGGCGAAATCCCAATTGCCGGCGGGAGTATTTAAGCAAGTTATAATGGAAAATCCGAGAtagtaattttttcttttaattttaatcattacTGTGATGATCAATAATTACACTTTAActcttatttttgttttcttatttgttttttaatttatattttgtgtcgaggaaaatcat harbors:
- the LOC129790855 gene encoding uncharacterized protein LOC129790855: MTLEPTSGAQQGMAFMMKKKKYKFSVELQLDELVEVPFLNAVLFAKIRLMEGGSFQEYSSREEVKNHAVKWSQKFNFVCKMSANASNGVLDPCNLRISVRKEIKGGRSYQKLGFIDLNLAEFAGSGLTSSRYLLEGYDAKHRQDNSMLQVSIKMYMLSGDVLFKVPSPSLKNKQIAIHEDIPAVGVKGKVGLPPSSGRGAKDDSSIASGSSGFGSLTKKKTFEQNQCDSDGNTILPSLVASTSNSELLDTAGNTDSGAVLPNSYTVSLQNPPYGEVGHSRNSSNTSQMSKGSGYSSFTQSQHSRQSSDCDSGQTRLQLLFARTHSFSNGFYRNVIVNTGAVSVMEIPQRPDCFPRDFHTEETIRVNAIELSTPDLEQVLTTDTMFKMKSMDDLLHTKRHDMDLPRDLMRKKREFEDKRFGMARIRSMTNLLIDEEKPPVPVEDVPDTPGGDRVVVTKLRSLEKTVAKMTFQGKDPPKAFSRVFRTNMRSKTQKQSLWARASIHGINAHDDCDSGRNINPAPFTSSETGSLDRLKSAAERRKKCSLDDHGPAVSGRVEGTRVNPVFMVDEIVKNTKLDQLEESAETSGLKLFIARDGSTTLGSHSHEAKSQLPAGVFKQVIMENPR